atatttaaagaaacatgctaagagaacacattgtttatctgaaaaacaatgttaaagCCAGtcattctcctttgaaaatgtgcgttctgTGCTGGAATATCTGTAAGTTATATACTGGCGCCCCCAGTTTGCCGTGTGGTGGGAAAAAGCGTGTTttatttcagtcatgaaggctgtgTTAATGTACGGATGTGAGCTCAGGGGACAGTGGCAGCCACTGAAATGGCATGCTGATTCAGAGTtacatgaggtggtttttaattagcaaataataaagGTGTAACTGATCACAGTTGATCCGTGATTTGTACGAATCATAACCTAATGTTAGTTTTTAATTTATCCATCatttgtaacgatcgcagagagatcgcctcttgcgtcaaaaatataatgatgacggaaaaagttgtggtgggttattggggatgtggtgggtttcttaggttattaaaggtgttttctgtcactacttgtttagcctgcattaatgatGTCAAAGTAAGCTGCAcgtttaatcattaaaagatcgggatctcaataccccccccccccccctacataAATTATGAATGATGCTGATTTGCATATGATTATTAATCCTCCGaatcactgcattcaaatctgtgtttgaacagtctttagtcttttgagttagttatggagttacaaacagtcaaataagaCAGAAGTACTGgaaaaacagtttatagtttagataaaagcACATATTTTTATGGTGAAgtttaaaatcaccatcatatgcatttaacttgacacttaaaaatgaaagttgtaggcagtaattacattatttaaccaatagggggcgacaaccagccatcaaaattatgccactgaataattcttcaaaaatgatcatctagcaatgaaacaaagttttctgagtgaatcattgaatcattcattcattcattttcttttttggcttagtctctttattatctggggtcgccacagcggaatgaactgccaacttatccagcacatttttacgcagcgaatgcccttccagccgcaacccatcactgggaaacatccattcacattcattcacacacatacactacggacaatttagcttacccaattcgcctgtaccacatgtctttggactgtggggggaaaccggagcacccagaggaaacccacacgaacgcagggagaacatgcaaactccatcactgaatcatttattgaaaataagactaaaataaatatgagttgtacaaattataatgttagatttatacatgtAGTGTTaacagcaacagtagtagtaacagtgattttttttttttacaatattttacaaattatttttattcagctgattatttcttcattttacttCTATTAAAATTACAGTTTCAaatttctgtttgttaaaaccaaaagtgtcttacGGTGCTGTtcttgtaataaatggaaagcaaattacatttgtcccCTCCCTTTTtagctgatctgaaaaatggttcAATCCGGGACTAAAAAAACatgatccgaaccatgagatttgtgagaTTCGTTACACcaatagcaaataataaaaacatcacaaatgtaaacattagctttGAAGCTTAAAGTGTAAAGGCTCATTCACACTGAACATGTCTTAGTTTCTAAGCACACAGAATCAGCACAAACCAAGAGGGCATTTGGACACGGCCACTGAGTGCTCGTAAACAAGAAACTTGCAACAGTTGTCCTGCCTCCACGTTCTCCTGACTGGTCCACTACTGATAAGCTGCACTGCGTGTGAAATTTGAAGATCTTTTAACTTCACACGGCATCTAAAAAACACAGCCTTCACGTTTGCGATGCTTCAAAGGACTTGAGATGCAAATAAACAATATGatgaacaatataaaagtagCACATTGGAAAGAGAAAACATGTTCTGTATGAACCACCCCTAAGGCTCGTTTCTGTTGgagtcatcaatctggcaacctgcaatGTTTGCAAATCCTTCTGCAATGTTTTAATATTCACCTGCAATACCTTGTTCATCCACTAGTGTTgatcctacatactgcacctttaatgactTTCCGTGATGTTCCTTCTCTTCAAACAGCAGTAGTCCAAAGCAGAACGTGGGGCAGAAGAGGCTCAGATCCAGCACTGACAATGAAGCAAAAGACGACAATCAAGTAAAGGTAGAAGTGGAGGAGGTTGAAAAGAAGAAAGCCAAACTCAGCCAGAATGAAACAGACAACAACAAAGAACAGTCCGTCTCTGCTGACCCAGGTAGAGCTTCATGTACAACATATAATGCTTGTGTAATGCTTTTTTAGGCAATAATAAAACAGACAATGTGTGTATTTCTACAGTTGACGAGAAATCTGAGGAGACCATGGAGACAGACACGCCCCCACCACAACAACAAGAACATCAAGAGTGCATGGAGGCGGAGCTCTCTGCGTCAGACCCCACCTCCAGCAGTGACATCACAACACAGCAAAGAGAAGAAGAACCCAGCGACGTCACCTCTTCCACACAGTCCACAAACAGCGTGACTCTGGGCGGTGATGTTGCCTCTCAGCCTGAAGACGTCACTCAAAGCTGTGACGTTCAAATCAAGCCTGAGGACATCACTCCAACTGATCGCACTGATGCTCAACCGAGTGACGTCACGTCCCATCTGTGCTCCAGTGACATCACTGCTACTGACATGACTTCCCTTGTGTCTGTAAGCAGCAGTTACTCCTCTAAACACAGCGTTAGCTCTGCCTACACTTGTGATGGCACCACAAAACCCAGCGACAGCATCAACCTTAGTCCATGTGTGCCTAGCATTAATGTTGCCCATATTTCTGATGTCCAGCCAGAACCTAGTGACATCATCGTTAGCCTTAAACAGAATTTCAGTGCTAGCTCCACCTATACCTGTGACATTCAGTCAGATCTAAGCAACATCACCGTCGACCCTGAACACAAGCCCAGCATTAACTCCACCCACATCATCAATGTCCAATCAGAAACCAGTAACATCACCATCAGCTCGGAACACAAGCCAAGCACTAGTTCCACTCCTATGAGTGATGTCCAATCAGAAACCAGCTCTAAATATGAGCCTGGCAATAACAATGTTTGTGATGTCAAACACAGTGACATAACTGTGAGCCCAGTAAATAAGCCTGGCATTAACTCCGCTCACACATCTGATATCCAACCAGAACCCAGCGAATGTGAGTCCAGCACAAACTCAGACCACATCTGTGATGTCCAATCAGAAGTCAATGACATCACCATCAACTCTAAAGATGAGCCCAGCATCAACTTTGCACTCTCCTTTAATGTCCAACCAGAGCCCAGTGACAACACCATCAGCCTTACACATAAACCTGATATCAGCTCCACCAGTGCTTCTAATGTCCAATCAGGACCCGGCAACATCACCGACAGCCATATATATGACCCTGATTTTAACTCCACCCACACCTGTGATGTCCAATCAGAAGCCAACAACAGCCCTAAACACAAGCTTCCTATTAACTCTGCCCAGATCTATGAGGTCCAATCAGCACCCATCGACATCTCCATCTGCTCTAAACAGGAGACTAGCATTAACTCCACCCAAATTTATTATACCCAATCAGAACCCAGCGACATCTCCATCTGCTCTAAACAGGAGACTAGCATTAACTCCACCCAAATTTATTATACCCAATCAGAACCCAGCGACATCTCCATCTGCTCTAAACAGGAGACTAGCATTAACTTCACCCAAATTGATGATGCCCAGTCAGAACCCAGCGACATCTCCAGCAGCAATAAACAGGAGACTAGCATAAACTCCACCCAAATTTATTATACCCAATCAGAACCCAGCGACATCTCCATCTGCTCTAAACAGGAGACTAGCATTAACTCTACCCAAATTGATGATGCCCAGTCAGAACCCAGTGACATCTCCATCTGCTCTAAACAGGAGACTAGCATTAACTCCACCCAAATTGATGATGCCCAGTCAGAACCCAGTGACATCTCCATCAACTCTAAACAGGAAACTAGCATTAACTCCGCCCAAATTGATGATGTCCAATCAGAACCCTGCAACATCTCCATTAGCTCTAAACAGGAAACTAGCATAAACTCCGCCCAAATTGATGATGTCCAATCAGAACCCTGCGACATCTCCATCAGCAATAAACAGGAGACCAGCATGGACTCTGCCCAAATTGATGATGTCCAATCAGAAACCAGCGACATCTCCATCAACTCTAAACAGGAAACTAGCATTAACTCCACCCAAATTGATGATGTCCAATCAGAACCCTGCAACATCTCCATTAGCTCTAACCAGGAGACCAGCATTAACTCCGCCCTAATTTATGATGCCCAATTAGAACCCAGCGACATCTCCATTAGCTCTAAACAGGAGACCAGCATTAACTCCGCCCAAATGTTCGATGTCCAATCAGAACCTTGCAACATCTTCATCAGCTCTAACCAGGAGATCAGCATTAACTCCACCCAAATTGATGATGTCCAATCAGATCCCAGCGACATCTCCATCGGCTCTAAACAGTTGACCAGCATTAACTCCGCCCAAATTGATGATGTCCAATCAAAACCCAGTGACATCTCCATCAGCTCTAAAAACAAGCCCAGCATTAACTCCACTCAAATTGATGATGCCCAATCAGAACCCTGCGACATCTCCATCAGCAATAAACAGGAGACCAGCATTAACTCCACCCAAATTGATGATGTCCAATCAGAACCCTGCGACATCTCCATCAGCAATAAACAGGAGACCAGCATTAACTCCACCCAAATTGATGATGTCCAATCAGAACCCTGCGACATCTCCATCAGCTCTAAACAGGAGCCCAGCATTAACTCCGCCCAAATTGATGATATCCAATCAGAACCCTGCAACATCTCTATCAGCTTTGAACACAAGCCCAGTATTAACTCCGCCCAAATTTCTAATGTCCAATCAGAACCCAGCGATTTCTCTATCAGCTCAAGACACAAGCCCAGCATTGACTCCACCCAAATGTATGATGTCCAATCAGCGCCCAGCGGACTCACCATCAGCTATAAACAGAAGACCAGCATTAACTCCGCCCAAATGTATGAGGTCCAATCAGAACCCAGCGACTTTTCTGTCAGCTCTAAACACAAGCCCAGTATTGACTCCATTCACATGTATGATGATGTCCAGATGAAATCCAGTAACTTCATGGTCCGCCGAACTCCCGAACCCACCTATAAGATCATCCCAGAGCCCAGCAGCAGTGTGAGTGTAAATGTGTCAGAGTCAGGCTTGAGCTCTGTGTTAGCGAGCGTCAGTCAGGGCTCAGTTCAACACATCTTCCAGAGGACACTGAGTCCTGCCGAGGTGCTGCACGTCCACAGCTACGCTAAAGGAGATTACAGCGATATTGAGCCACGCATTCAGCATGAGAGAGACAGTGATTCTGATAGCGAGTCTCAAGAGGACAACAAGGTGCGTACAATGCCTGCTTTCTCGATGTTTAAGCACTAAAGTattagaccaggcatgggcaaactcgatcctcgagggccggtgtccctgcagagttttgctccaacactaatcaaacacacctgaacaccctaattagtgtcttcaagatctctagaaagctacaagcaggtgtgtttgattagggttggtgcaaaactatgcagggacaccggccctccaggatcgagtttgcccatccctgtattAGACTATAGCAGAGATTCGATATTTTTGAATGGATGACATtgctatggacccttttcacaatgggagagtataacaaataatttttttgctatactatttgctgaaatattaaaagaaaaactccacgatggcgtcctcaagactttcagaaaaaggaaaacaatagtgtgagactgataacgacagccagaagagagaacaatgtcaaatttattgTCTTGCCCCATATacactgcattacaaacacctcagGCAAGTGgtcattcattttttgtaattttatacaAAGgtgaaatgaagagttcagatgcaaaagccgctaaacgtcaCTTCCGCCAAACATGAggtaatgacattgagtgaatgctttaggctgGTACTACATGTTCACCatatagatttgcttctaatcatccaaatcccagcgtcagcgcattcagaaataatagtttgttggcaaaagccgctaaacgccacttgcctttgacagcaaaaaccGCTacatcccgagaaccaatcagaaacCCTGAATCGaatcatgttttcaatgtagcagcgctcTGATACGCTGACTTTCATCACCCACACCTGTGATGTCCAATCAGAAGCCAACAACAGCCCTAAACACAAGCTTCCTATTAACTCTGCCCCGATCTATGAGGTCCAATCAGCACCCAGCGACATCTCCATCTGCTCTAAACAGGAGACTAGCATTAACTCCACCCAAATTTATTATACCCAATCAGAACCCAGCGACATTTCCATCAGCTCCCAACAGGACACTAGCATTAACTCCACCCAAATTATTATACCCAATCAGAACCCAGCGACATCTCCATCTGCTCTAAACAGGAGCCTAGCATTAACTCCACCCAAATTGATGATGTCCAATCAGAACCCAGTGACATCTCCATCAAATCTAAACAGGAAACTAGCATTAACTCCACCCAAATTGATGATGTCCAATCAGAACCCTGCAACATCTCCATTAGCTCTAAACAGGAGACCAGCATGAACTCCGCCCAAATTGATGATGTCCAATCAGAACCCTGCAACATCTCCATTAGCTCTAAACAGGAGACCAGTATTAACTCCGCCCAAATTGATGATGTCCAATCagaaacgccacttccgccaaaaatgagctaatgacattgagtgaatgctttaggctgGTACTACATGTTCACCatatagatttgcttctaatcatccaaatcccagcgtcagcgcattcagaaataacagtttgttggcaaaagccgctaaatgccacttgcctttgacagcaaaaatTGCTacatcccgagaaccaatcagaaacCCTGAATCGAATCATaatttcaatgtagcagcgctcTGATACGCTgacttttatgaggagactgtttcaTTCcgcttttgatttagattttaaaacatGGTCGGtgaaatagcctagtggttaacgcaccgacatatggtgcagtagcgcatcagggcgtcccgagtttgaatcccggctcgaggacatttccctaccctacccccgtctctctctctctctccaactttgcttcctgtctcaatactgtcctatctaattaaggccaaaaataaatcttttaaaaaaaaaagtttgatcaactggatgagcctgtccgactgtcagggAATGttaaatgaaaacgtcccttacctcaaaactttaTATAAGaataagaaaacacactgtacactcGGAAGTGTAGCATACATTCATAACGTTTTTTgcgcagtgacgctactttgagtgagtccgatttactataaaCTAAACGGCAACTGCTTTttacgaaagacagagttaagatgccgttcttttatcccacgtggatgccaTGACGATAAACAACAGACCAAGTCCTTAAATATGgtaagaattaatgaatgacagcttctaaaattgtctgagaggcatcccttTTTTGCCCAGTAGCcccaccttgtgttttatttgctaatttaagctattttttaaagataaatataatgtataaaactatacattatttatttaacttcatACTACCTATAGGCCTatatctgataagctttttatattaatggacaatgcacagatattgatgtttcaaaatgttttacactacattatttacaTCTACCAATCTTAGTTtaaaatgtttgcaatgtttacattgctctacttacattaaatctaaatcccaaatatcagaaatgacaacagattgttaagatttaattaatatcagttttaatgttattgattaatgcacttacttgacagatttcattcattttcctggaaccgccacttacttgacagatgaatctatttttaatttcaggtggtttgtgtatgtgttttatgtttggtaaaataatttctaattgcatctgtagtgattttcaactaaatacactgtcttgtcccagtaggtggatttagaggtttttgcataaaaagcacaagtggatttagctggttttaatgcaaaataaaatataccttgttaaaaaccaaagaattgtctaaagtgacatttctgaaaaaaagttaatttatttactaaataaaatgaaacttctgaacctaatcagaggagcctgatagaaaatgctcatttacaagaaaagaggtctgatggatttagagggttttgcatctgaactctttatataatacatacatgaatacatataaatgttcatatgtttaaaaaaaaaaatctaaataataccaaggatttaagatgctgatgaccgttaaatgtgtcattacagtcttgtgaaaagggtccattgtaaAGATGGAAAAGGCAaagatattttttcaaataacttTGACTTTATTCGATCGTACACCTAGGATAAAATGCCTTGAGGGAAAGTAAATCATAGGCTAATAAcgtttttattaacaaatttaaatacaCTTTAAAGGGTCTTTTTATGCATGTTTCCCCTGCTTTAGTGCGTCATATGAAAACTGCATCATGCAGTCagcagaagtaaaaaaaaaaaaatacagggtgTAAAATTACATCACATTTCCGTAACTTTAAGTTCGCCACTATAGTTTGCAAAAATGCAGTAAAGAAAACTAGTAAGTAGATGTTTACCTCTTTGGTGGTTGGTTTTAATGTCTTCAATAGAGTACCATTTCAACAGTTCAACCATTCAACCATTCAACAGCAACAACCATTTCAAAACACAGAGGTCTATAAAGATCACATTAGTCCATTAGATTAAATtgacttttaataaaaaatactttagcaAAAATTGCATTGTGTTTGGATCCAGAACTGCTCCTCATTCCATGTTCTTTGAGAATATAAATCAATCACAGGTAAAACATTCTCACAAAACGATTTCTGAATGTAATTTGCATTGTCGATTGCATGAGAGCTAGATTATGGTTGAAGCACTTAATGCTAGCAAACTGTGCTAGTACTATACCACAGCCACAGCCATattaccctgcagcccaagactggttactcactgaagctaagcagggctgagcctggtcagtacctggatgggagaccacatgggaaaactaggttgctgctggaagtggtgttagtgtggCCAGCAGGGGGCTGGCCTGTAGTCtgagtgagtcctaatgcccgAGTAAAAGTGATAAGGGATACTACACTGTACTACactctttcagatgagacgttaaaccgaggtcctgactgtctgtggtcattaaaaatcccatggcacttctcgtaaagagtaggggtgtaactctGGTGCCCTTGCCAAATTCCCTCTCTGCCCTTAattatcatggcctcccaatcatccccatccacttaatgtcctgtggctgccatcacatcatccaagtggatgctgcacactggtggcggTGTGGAGAGACTGCCCTcatgaagcactttgggtgtatggccacacaccatacatgcactatataaatacacattacattacattgcataTACAGCTTCACTCCATTACCATAATCATGGATATTTAAAATCATGAAATTGCTCTTCATTACAATATCTGACTCTGGATTTGCCCTGCTTGCAGTGCTCTGCATCCTGTGATAAATAACTGCTGTCATCTATTAAAAACCAGcacaaacatatattttaatacagAAGTCTGTGTACCACCAGCTTTCCAGGAGCAGTAGTAATGTGATGTTAATTTTTCCTGGCAATATTACAACAAAATAAGCCTAATTTACATGGAAAAGAAGGATTGTGCtggaaaaaaatgataataatttattttaatgctcTGCAATAAGTGCATTTAGCTCTGAAGATGATGTAGATGTATGTGCTGTTCTGGATTCACTGTGGTTAtttgttttacagtattatttcAAACATTATAGACAGTTTTATGTCATGTCACAACTCCTGCACTTCCATAATGAACCACTAGAGGGTTTAGAGCTCTACTGTGAATAATGAGTGTGTGGCTTTGTGTATTCCTGCAGAAAGAAGCTGAGCGTCCAGCTGAAGCTCAGTACAGACTACCCAGACTGCCCAGACACCACCCTCTGATGAAGGACAGCATCAGTGATGAAGGTCAGCGTGTGTGGCTGTGTTTAATACTGATTAAGATTAAAAATAACtcataaaactatttttttcagtTCAACCTCGAATATAGTCTGAAAACTTgaagaattaaaaatgtatacCTGAAATAAATGTAGATTTTCAAAAAGTCTGAATCTTAAACGTGTTGAAAGTTGAAAGTAAAATGAAAACTACaaacataacattaaaaaaagactaatattaaaaacatttaaattcatctaaaattttaaatataattaaataaatggtaatacaataaaaacataattaaataaatgataatacaaCTAAAATCATGGTGCTACGTGAGCCTTCTGTCATACTGAAGTGACTCTTTCTGGCATATTGAACAAATATTTACACTTAACTCATACACACTAATAAATATGGataaattttataatatatatatatatatatatatatatatatatatatatatatatatatatatatatatagtttataaaataaatataggataaaatattaatgatatccagaaataatctaatattttctgaaatttagtttttctgatatatatatatatatatatatatatatatatatatatatatatatatatatatatatatatatatatatatatatatattgcgattgtaaatacaatttcactataTAACAGTAATATctccatttggaaagaatttagatCAATTggcatgattctgtaggggagtgcatctgcataaaatacagtaataaaaatcAAATCTACAAGCTCaagtaaagaaagaaaaacacacagaTGAAATAAACACTTAGTATTCagtaactgaataatcaaatgttaaataatactGCGCAGTCCTCAGTGTATAAATAGTTctataaaattaattgttattaaggaTACAAATtttacaatttcttatacctgaatgcttttatcttcatcatacagtcacaggctttaaaaacatgcaaatgagaaACTACAATCCAGACTCCCATATtgagaatgatcacattgcgatgtCTGAAACTATACATTGTGCAGCCTAATACACTCACtgaacactttattaggtacacctgtccaactgctcattaacgcagatttctaatcggccaatcacatggcagcaactcaagacgatggtcaagacaatctgctgcagtttaaactgagcatcagaatggggaagaaaggtgatttaagtgactttaaacatggttattggtgccagacgggctggtctgagaatttcagaaagtactgatctactgggattttcacgcacaaccatctctagggtttacagagaatggttcgagaaaaaaaaagggaaaatagcGAGCtgcagttttgtgggcgcaaatgcattgctgatgccagaggtcagaggagaatggccagactggttccagttgatagaaaggcaacagtaactcaaataaccacttgttacaaccgaggtctgcagaagagcaactctgaacacacaacacgtccaaccttgaagcagatgggctacagcagcagaagaccacaccaggtgccactcctgtcagctaagaacaggaaactgaggctacaattcacacaggctcaccaaaattggacaatagaagattggagaaaagttgcctggtctgatgagtctccatttctcctgcaacatttggatggtagggtcaaaatttggcatcctgccatgtatcaacggttcaggctggtggtggtggtgtaatgatgaaGTAATCACCACTGTGGTTTAAAGCAGAATTTGTTGCACACCACTGAACATCCTTTTCATCTGAAATACCTCAGAAAGATGTCATTTCTGTGCACTAACACCACTAAATTCAAGAACAAAATCCCTCTTCACTAAATTCAGGCTACTGGTTGAGTTATGCTTGTGCCTCAACAGCAATATTGAAAAGTTCATTATAAGTGAAAAATACAAGTCACTGTGGGCTTTTCAAATAGTCACCATGGAAGTGTTTTAACAAGGGATAAAGTTACTAATGTACATTAAGTCTTGTATCATTAAATGATGTTCtgtaaatgtgcagagctgcaggaTCAGGCGGCATCAGAGGAGGACGGGCTGGACGGAGAAGCCTGGGCTCGACCTCTGACCCAGCTGTGGCAGAACAGACCATACAATCCAGATCGAGAGAGAGAGTACAACCGAGAGATGGGTCTGCGGCCTCCATACTGCTCCATCTGCATGCTCTTCCAGGCACATCACAGGGTACAGACGCTTTCACAGATCTTACACTACATTTACACCACCGGTCAAGAGTTTGGGATATGttcgaatttttttttaaagtttgtggAAAATAAGAacgtacaatgtttattttgctagcacacattgatATTCTTAAGGTGAACAGTTAATCAGTGCAAGTTAGTCCACtgatttcttttgtgttttgttaatGTTCAATCAAAGTCTTTTCATTTGCTTCcgcatttggagtggtggtccttctgttgacgtcaacttGAGGACTTACTATGTCAGGGCTAGAAAATGCAGCCATTATCGTATGTATGCAACCTCAAAATATacttgggagcatttgtgcgagtgcatgaTATTGTTGACTGGTTTTTACCGCAAAATGTtttaggagacattcacacagaatgcatctttgcacctcaAACGCAGCTCTCAGGAAAAGTTTTCATGTCAACTTGctacagtaaacaaagcctgcagTGCTTGCCCTGCTttaaagctcttctgattggcccacagCTCTAGAAAAATATTTTTCTTCCCCCTCCTGTATTGTTTTTCGCCACCACATATTTTTAGTGGCTTCATAAAATTTTGCCGTGAAGCAATTTATGCCTCATAATCTTTTTAATGCACCATGTTTGCActcagtgaagtttatttataaacttatttctagaggatcacgtgcttatgattgttctcagctcatgattgattctcctatcagatgattcctaactcactataaatatccAGAGTTCTTCTTAtttcaatatcttcgtcttgaaggaCCCCCTACCCATCCCTGTTCCCCCACCTTTCCAGATGGCCGACACGGAGGCCCGgtaattagcactgttgcctcacagcaagaatgtctctgcttaaagtccctactaaagcagatgacatttctgtgtggagtttgcttgttctccccgtgctcgcatgggttttccctgggatctccagtttcctcccactgtccaaaaacacaCAACCTAAGTGAATTGAACACACAAAATTGATACCATAGTCAAGCTCTTACCTCTCCTCAGTCATCCATATCTGTCATTTAGctaaaaataagcaggggggagTTCATCGATATC
Above is a window of Danio aesculapii chromosome 6, fDanAes4.1, whole genome shotgun sequence DNA encoding:
- the kdm4aa gene encoding lysine-specific demethylase 4A isoform X1, producing the protein MASDSVSQSSQSPAIRIMTFYPTKEEFKDFNRYIAYMESQGAHRAGMARVVPPKDWKPRRTYDDIDDLVIPTPIQQVVTGQSGLFTQYNIQKKPMTVREFRKTANTDKFSNPRYADFEELERKFWKNLTFNPPLYGADVNGTLYDPDVTEWNIGRLNTILDMVERESGITIKGVNTPYLYFGMWKSTFAWHTEDMDLYSINYLHFGEPKSWYAVPPEHGKRLERLAKGFFPGSAQSCEAFLRHKMTLISPSILRKYGIPFEKVTQEAGQFIVTFPYGYHAGFNHGFNCAESTNFATQRWIDYGKLATLCSCRKDMVKISMDVFVHKFQPERYKLWKAGKDNVPIDHSKPTPEVAEIQKENEKGEISNSSRAETLEEGGEAEAGDQQKANTDDREEDKAEVVSEKVVKRESDAGEEKADAEVEKTVKDEEPSSTSEQISSSSPKQNVGQKRLRSSTDNEAKDDNQVKVEVEEVEKKKAKLSQNETDNNKEQSVSADPVDEKSEETMETDTPPPQQQEHQECMEAELSASDPTSSSDITTQQREEEPSDVTSSTQSTNSVTLGGDVASQPEDVTQSCDVQIKPEDITPTDRTDAQPSDVTSHLCSSDITATDMTSLVSVSSSYSSKHSVSSAYTCDGTTKPSDSINLSPCVPSINVAHISDVQPEPSDIIVSLKQNFSASSTYTCDIQSDLSNITVDPEHKPSINSTHIINVQSETSNITISSEHKPSTSSTPMSDVQSETSSKYEPGNNNVCDVKHSDITVSPVNKPGINSAHTSDIQPEPSECESSTNSDHICDVQSEVNDITINSKDEPSINFALSFNVQPEPSDNTISLTHKPDISSTSASNVQSGPGNITDSHIYDPDFNSTHTCDVQSEANNSPKHKLPINSAQIYEVQSAPIDISICSKQETSINSTQIYYTQSEPSDISICSKQETSINSTQIYYTQSEPSDISICSKQETSINFTQIDDAQSEPSDISSSNKQETSINSTQIYYTQSEPSDISICSKQETSINSTQIDDAQSEPSDISICSKQETSINSTQIDDAQSEPSDISINSKQETSINSAQIDDVQSEPCNISISSKQETSINSAQIDDVQSEPCDISISNKQETSMDSAQIDDVQSETSDISINSKQETSINSTQIDDVQSEPCNISISSNQETSINSALIYDAQLEPSDISISSKQETSINSAQMFDVQSEPCNIFISSNQEISINSTQIDDVQSDPSDISIGSKQLTSINSAQIDDVQSKPSDISISSKNKPSINSTQIDDAQSEPCDISISNKQETSINSTQIDDVQSEPCDISISNKQETSINSTQIDDVQSEPCDISISSKQEPSINSAQIDDIQSEPCNISISFEHKPSINSAQISNVQSEPSDFSISSRHKPSIDSTQMYDVQSAPSGLTISYKQKTSINSAQMYEVQSEPSDFSVSSKHKPSIDSIHMYDDVQMKSSNFMVRRTPEPTYKIIPEPSSSVSVNVSESGLSSVLASVSQGSVQHIFQRTLSPAEVLHVHSYAKGDYSDIEPRIQHERDSDSDSESQEDNKKEAERPAEAQYRLPRLPRHHPLMKDSISDEELQDQAASEEDGLDGEAWARPLTQLWQNRPYNPDREREYNREMGLRPPYCSICMLFQAHHRSEGAESEPAVVLRGGQMRTKPLIPERCFTITTEESADVQPSTAHLEEDGTSLLISCSLCSVRVHTSCYGVASGRVSKDWKCARCKANAFAESCCLCSLRGGALHRANNGKWVHVLCAVAVQEARFVNITERSPVDLSGIPLQRFKLKCYYCKRRMKKTLGCCVQCSHGRCPTSYHPTCAQAAGVIMHPDDWPFVVYVTCCRHKGPVQSERNKSAMRELSVGQRVICKHKNGRYYQCEVIQLTKETFYEVNFDDGSFSDNLFPEDIVNRDCAQLGPPPQGEVVQVRWTDGLVYGAKFVAAHVIQMYQVEFEDGSQLTAKRDDVYTLDEELPKRVKSRLSKASDMRFDGMFGEKKVQESKRQRVINSRYRGDYIEPVIYRAIME